AGTTCACCGCGACGATCAACGAACATGCCTTCTCGCGTGTCCCGGTCTTCAACGGTTCGCTTGACCACGTCACCGGCATCGGCTTTGCCCATGACCTGCTCAAAGTACTTGACGCTGAGGCAAATACGCGCACGGTTGCTCAAATTCAGCGCCCCGCCGCCTTTGTTCCTGAGACCAAGAAAGTGGCTGAGCTGCTACGCGAGATGCAGCGCGAAAAACAGCACATGCGCATCGTCATCGACGAGTACGGAAGTGTTGCAGGCCTTGTCACCATTGAGGATTTGCTTGAGGCGATCGTCGGAAACATTGCGGATGAGCATGATGAGCCTGAAGCGGATGACCAACCGATCCGCGAATCGAATGGCGCTTATGTGGTCTCGGGAGCGTTTGAGCTTTCGCGTCTGCGCGACCTTTTTGCCGATCAATTCGAGCCGAATCAACGGGTTACGCGGCCTGCTGAGGATGGGGAGCCGCATGAGCCTGAGGAGGAGGGGGTGGATTCAGGTGAGGGGGAGGTGACGGATCTTCGCGATACGCGGGACGATCCCACGGCGTTGCGGCTCCCGGAACACTATGAATCTACGACACTTGGGGGACTGGTCTCAGAGATCGCCGGGCATATTCCGCTGCCCGGGGAGGTGGTGGAAGAGGATGGACTGCGGCTGGAGGTGCTGGCCAGTACGGACCGGCGGATCGACCGGATTCGGGTTAGTCTTACGGATCCTCCGGACCTTTCTTAGAGGATTTTTTGGAGTGTTTTTTCTTGTGTGGTGGAATGGGCGAAAAATAAGGGGATTTTGCGAAAATTGGGTGTTTTGACGTGGTGTTTTGCTGGTGGGAGTGTGGTGGTTTGCGTGGCTGAGATGGTGTTTAAGCAGTCGTAGTTTCGGGCGCTAAAAATGCGCCACGTTTTTCAACTTTATTTTTTGGGAAGAGACGCTGTCCTGCCGGACGGCCTCCTGCGCGGAGCGCGGTCACTTCGTGACTTGTATACCGCTTCGCATGGCGCTCCCGTTGGTCGCGAGGGAAGATTGATTCCGACCAACGGGAGGACCGCGCGAAGCTCTAAAAAGGCGTGCCAACGCCCGCCGCCGAATCGGGGTCCCCACAAACAGGTCTTCGTTTGTGGGGTGACCAAGCAGGGGCCGTCCGGCAGGACATTCTCTATAGCCGTGAGTTGACTAGTCGATAGAGATCTTACGGAGCAGTTTGAAGTCGGAGAGCATCTTTCCTGTTCCCAGCACCACCGAGGCGAGGGGATCATCGGCGATGGAGACGGGAAGCCCGGTCTCCTCGCGGATGCGCTTGTCGAGGTTCTTGATGAGCGCGCCGCCGCCAGTGAGGACGATGCCGCGGTCGGAGATGTCTGCGGAGAGCTCGGGCGGGGTCCGCTCTAGTGCTACGCGGATGGCATTGATGATGGTTGCGATGCTCTCCGAGAGGGCTTCGCGGATCTCGGAGTCTTCGATGGTGATGGTCTTCGGCACGCCCTCAATGAGGTTGCGGCCTTTGACTTCCATGGAGAGGGGCTTATCGAGCGGATAGGCCGAGCCGAGGGAGATCTTGATCTGCTCTGCGGTGCGCTCGCCGATGAGCAGGTTGTACTTCCGCTTGAGGTAGGTCATCACGGCCTCGTCCATCTGGTTTCCGGCCATGCGAACGGAGCGAGAGTAGACGATGCCTGCGAGTGAGATCACTGCAATATCCGTAGTCCCGCCGCCGATGTCGACGACCATGTTTCCGCCGGGCTCGGTGATGGGCAAACCCGCGCCAATGGCGGCGACCATGGCCTGTTCGACCAGGTGAACCTCGGAGGCCTTGGCGCGATAGGCGGAGTCCATGACGGCGCGTTTTTCTACCTGAGTGATCTCGGAGGGGACACCGATGACGATGCGCGGGTGAACCATCATCTTCCGGTTGTGCGCCTTCTGGATGAAGTAGTTCAGCATCTTTTCGGTGTGGCGGAAGTCGGCGATGACGCCGTCTTTCATGGGCTTGATGGCGACGATGTTTCCGGGCGTGCGGCCGAGCATCTCCTTGGCCTCTTTGCCGACGGCCTCAACCTCGTTGGTGATCTTGTTCACCGCGATGATCGAAGGCTCGTTGACGATGATGCCTTTGCCGTGCGCGAAGACGAGCGTGTTCGCCGTGCCAAGGTCGATAGCAAGGTCGCTGGAAAAGAGGCTGAAAAGAGACCGCATATTGTGAATGCGGGAGTAACGCATCTGAAAACTATTTGAAGACATAGGTGTTTGCGATCGATCCTAAAAAGAGACTCACACTAGTGTATTCCTTTAGCAAGCGCTATTTCAGCACCTAACCTAACCAGTAAGCATGCCTCTTCCGTGTTAGTTCCGTTCTGGTTCACACAGCAGCCGACAGCAGAAGAGCGCCGAGGGATAGATGAGAATGCTGACGTGCCGGGTGTAGGCGAAGCCGACCAGGAAGGGAAGGGTGGAGGCTGCGACCAGGGCAAGAAAAGTAGCCGCCTCCACGCGCAACCATCGGTCTGCTGGTGGACGGTGTCGAAGCAGAAGAAAGATTGAACTGGCGGTCGCGATCCAGAAGATCAACCTGAAGGCGAGCATTCCGGCGATTTCGATCAGCCGTCGA
The nucleotide sequence above comes from Tunturibacter empetritectus. Encoded proteins:
- a CDS encoding hemolysin family protein → MTPAYAYTIALILLLVILALAAYVDRVYSEMGKFLAREYQDNIDAWESVVEPRLRLGRESIALSASVLRQLTLATLALLSGLRLYTHTSLVPTLARTPSLGEVLRAVFELILLILIFDRLLPQLLFSRTRGLWIARILPLLQALFYLILPVTMLLQLLLSIAALAEPEDTTEEDHPSEAMDALLEAGEEEGILEESDRELVRSAVEFGDKVVLEVMTPRPEIFAVPGTLTLQEFTATINEHAFSRVPVFNGSLDHVTGIGFAHDLLKVLDAEANTRTVAQIQRPAAFVPETKKVAELLREMQREKQHMRIVIDEYGSVAGLVTIEDLLEAIVGNIADEHDEPEADDQPIRESNGAYVVSGAFELSRLRDLFADQFEPNQRVTRPAEDGEPHEPEEEGVDSGEGEVTDLRDTRDDPTALRLPEHYESTTLGGLVSEIAGHIPLPGEVVEEDGLRLEVLASTDRRIDRIRVSLTDPPDLS
- a CDS encoding rod shape-determining protein, with protein sequence MSSNSFQMRYSRIHNMRSLFSLFSSDLAIDLGTANTLVFAHGKGIIVNEPSIIAVNKITNEVEAVGKEAKEMLGRTPGNIVAIKPMKDGVIADFRHTEKMLNYFIQKAHNRKMMVHPRIVIGVPSEITQVEKRAVMDSAYRAKASEVHLVEQAMVAAIGAGLPITEPGGNMVVDIGGGTTDIAVISLAGIVYSRSVRMAGNQMDEAVMTYLKRKYNLLIGERTAEQIKISLGSAYPLDKPLSMEVKGRNLIEGVPKTITIEDSEIREALSESIATIINAIRVALERTPPELSADISDRGIVLTGGGALIKNLDKRIREETGLPVSIADDPLASVVLGTGKMLSDFKLLRKISID